Genomic DNA from Aminobacterium mobile DSM 12262:
GTGGCGAGAAAAAGTTTTCTCTCCTCTTGCCATAGGCCTTATGGGGTTAGCTCTATTTGGGGGAGTTTACGCTTTCGGGCGACTCAGCGGAACGTGGCTTACCTTTGCGCCAGCTCCTAAAGAGATTTCTCAAGCTAACCCTGCAGATAAAGTTTATGGATGGATGACTGTCAGCCAAATATCTGAAACCGTGGGTTTATCTGAGGAGGAGATTATCGCCATTGCCTCCCTTCCTTCAGACATTCCTCGAGACGTATCGTTGAAAAAGATTGAAGGAGTGGACGATGAAGAAGTGAGAGGAGCCCTGTCGCTTTACTTTAAACAAAAGGGAATTCCGGCGGCAACAACGGGGGAAACGCCGTCAAAGAATCTTCCTAACCCAGATGAGATCAAGGGGTCTATAACATTACAAACCATATCCCAGACTTACAATATCCCTGCTGAAAAGATTCTTGAAGAAGCAGGCTGGCCTCTTGATGCACCAAGAGACAAAGCGCTGAAGGAACTAGCTGTACTCTATAATTCTGAGGTAAGCGTGATACGAGAAGCCATAAAAAAACTTCTAGGAAATTAGTTTAATATAAAAGAGGGAGCTTTTGAAGGCAAAATACGCCTCTAAACGTTGGATTTTCTGCCCAACTTTTGGAGCGCTGAACAAAGTCCCCCTCTTCATCTTATGAACTTCAACGACACGGCTCCATCCCTACAGATACTGATCCATAGCTTCACTCAAAAGATGAATCCCCCGTCGAATTTTTTCTGGTGGCATATTGGAATAGTTAAGTCGCAAGGTATTTTCATGACCGCCGCGAGGGAAGAAAGCTCCTCCGGGAACAAAAGCAACTTTCTTGGCAATTGCTGTTATAAGAAGGTCTCGCCCATTCACACCTTCTGGAAGGGTGATCCAAGAAAATAGGCCCCCCTCAGGCTTGGTATAGGAAACATCGGAAGGGAAAGAAGCCTGAATAGCCTCCATCATAATATCTCGTCGCTTCTTGTAAAGCTCTATAAGTTTCGCTACATGGGCATCAAGATTGTACATTTCCATATAGCTATCAATTTCATACTGGCTCAATGTGGGAGAGTGCAAATCTGCAGCCTGTTTCAAATAAGCGAATCGTTCATACAGCTCCCCTTCAGCACATAACCAAGCGATGCGCATTCCAGGGCAAAATATTTTAGAGAATGTACCCAATAAAACAACATTTCCTGTCTTATCAAGAGACTTTAAAGAAGGAAGCATCTCCCCTTGAAAACGGAGCTCACCGTAAGGATTATCTTCAATTACCACTACGGAATAGCGCGAAATAATTTCTATAAAAGATTTCCGGCGTTGGATAGACCAGGTTTTCCCAGTAGGATTCTGAAAATCGGGAATAACGTAAATTGCCTTTACCCGTTTTTCCTTTTTTAAAGCTTCTTCGAGAGAGTCAGGAACCATACCCTCGTCATCAGTAGCAATCTCTACGTATCTAGGGCTATATCCATTGAAAGCACTGAGAGCCCCTAGATAGGTAGGACTTTCGCAGAGCACCACATCTCCTTCGTCAAGAAGCATTTTGCCGAGAAGATCAAGGGACTGCTGGGATCCTGTGGTTATCATAATATTCTCTGTCGTAAGACGAGTTTTGTACTTTTCGTTCATGCGATTCGCTATTTTCCCACGTAACGGAGCGTAACCCTCTGTAGTAGAGTATTGGAGAGCTTTTGCCCCATATTTCTCTAAAACATGAGCTGTTACGACCTTCATTTCTTCAATAGGGAAAAGCTCCGGAGCCGGAAGGCCGCCAGCAAAAGAGATAATATCAGGGTCCGCCGTAACTTTGAGAATAGCAGCTATATCCGATGCCTGAAAGTTTTTCATTCGCCGAGCAAAAACATTCTTGTCCATAAAAAGCCCTCCTGTCATAAAATAATTGAGGGGCATTATAACAGGAAATCGTCATTTTGGGAAAGAACTTTCTCTATTTAATACAACTAAGGCTCTATTCCTTTTACTTCTTTTCTATGAAGAATTTTATCTGTGGCTTTCAGACCCGAACCAGAAAGAAAAGCCACTACAGTCTGGTCGCGAGAGATCACATCATCAGCTATAAGTTTGGAGAGGGCTGCTCCGACTACGGCACTTGTAGGCTCTACATAAAAACCTTTACACGCCAACATATCAAAAGCTTCCCACGTCTCGCCATCCTCAACAGCGATACACATTCCTTCCGTAGCTCGCACCGCTCCAAGAACCTGACGACCTCGTACCGGATGAGCTGAACTAATTCCCTCGGCTATTGTTTCTCGCTTCTCAATCGGGAAAGGATCCATATCTCCTCTCACAAATCCTTCATAGAGCGGAGCGCACCCCCTGGCCTGTACTGCAACGATCTTTGGAAGGCGAGATATTTTCCCCGCTGCGAGAAGATGGCGAAAAGCAAGATAACACCCTAATACGAGGCTTCCCTGCCCCGCGGGGACAATCACATAGTCGGGGACTGCATATCCCAGCTGCTCCCACAACTCGAAAGCATAGGTTTTAACTCCATGGATAAAATAAGGGCTCCAATTATGGCTCGCATAGTAAAATTCCTGAGATGCTTGCTCTGTAACCAGTGTGGTTTCTTCACGAGATCCAGGGACTTTTACGAGTTCTGCCCCATAGCTCTCAATCTGCACACATTTTCCAGCCGACGTATACGCAGGGACAAAAACTCGACAACGAATGCCCGCCCGGGCAGCGTACGCTGCCATTGAGGCCCCGGCATTCCCTGAAGAATCCTCTATGATCGTCTGGAGCCCATGTTCCTTGAGTTTCGTCATTTGGTAGGCAATGCCGCGATCTTTGTAAGATCCTGTAGGCAAGAGAAAATCCAATTTGAAAAAAATCTTATGATCCTTCCATAGGGCAGGAACAAGAGGGGTTCGACCTTCCCCTAAAGATACAGGTTCCGTCCCTATCTTAAGAGGTAGAGCTTCTTTGTATCTCCAGATCGACAGGGAACGGCGTTTTAGCTCTTCCGGTCCCGGGAAAAATGTTTCATCTATCTCCAACGAGAGAGCCCCTCCGCAAGGGCATCTCCAAAGGCGCAAAATCTCTTCGTACGTTTCATGACACACGGAACATCGCAACATAAAAATCCACCTCCATATGTTACGAAATAGAATGGGAAAGGCAGGGCTTCAATTGAGAAATATCACACTCTTCCACCGCAAGATGATAGTGCTGAAAAACAGAGGTATATTTCAAACCACTACCAGTAAGCACACAAACTACGCAATGATTACTTTTAAGAGCACCATCATGAACGAGGCGTTTCAAGGCAGCCAAAGATGATGCGGAGGCAGGTTGTACAAAAAGTCCTGTTTCCGCAAGCTCTTTTTGCGCTGCAAGGATCTCTTCATCTGATACGGCAAGAGCTACACCGCTATTTTTATTCAACACCCTCAAAACCTGATTACCACTTGGGGGGAAAGGATTTTCTATGGCATGGGCGATAGTGTGAGGATTTGAGAATCGTTCCACTACTAATGATTTTTTTTCAAAAGCTTTCACTATAGGGGAACATCCTTCCGCCTGAACACATACAATGGTAGGGATACGAGCGATAAGTCCTACTTTATAAAACTCACGAAACCCTTTCTCAATTCCACGAATATTGCCTCCCGCACTTGTAGGGACAATTACAAAATCGGGGACGCGAAAAGATGTCTGTTCACAAATTTCAAATGCAATAGTTTTAGAACCTTCTACGCGAAAAGGGACATCAGAGTTCATAAAATAAATCCCGAGTTCCTCTCCTAGACGCAAACTTTCAGAATAAAGACGGGAGTAATCTCCATGAACTCGTATAAGTCGAGGATGGTAGATAGCGATAGGATTCAATTTTTCTGAGGGAATATCGCTACTCACTAATATTGTAGTTTCAACCCCAGTTTTCGCTCCAAAAGCAGCTACTGAAGCAGCCATATTACCTGTTGAGACTGTGCCGATCCGAGAAAACCCCAATATTTTAGCGTGGCGAAGAGCTGTAGCTGTTCCCCTATCTTTAAAAGACCATGTGGGATTTGCCGTTTCATTTTTAAAAGCCACAGCGCCTATTCCATATTTCTTTGCCAGAGCAGGTGTCCATACAAGAGGGGTCATCCCCTCCCCAAGATCAAGTTCGTCATAGGGCTCCCTAAAGGGGAAAAATTCGCCGTATCTTCTAAAAATATTAAAGTACGCTTCTGCTTTAATGGAACCTGTTCCTATCTCCTCCAACTCGAGAGGTTCATTACATTTTGGACAGCGAGAAAATGAGGTACGAAATGGGTAACGAGATTCGCAGACAGTACAGATAAGGGCTTTTTCTGACAAAACAGAATCCCTCCTTCAGGTTCTTTTCCTATGAGGAATTATAACGTAGAAAAAGAGTTGTTTTTCCCTTTTTATCCTTGCATCTAAATTTTTTTCTGTCATACTATCCCTGCTTATGATAACAATAAACTCAAAACCAAATCGGGGAGAGTGAAATCACACAAAAAAACAATTGTAAGGAGGTTGAGGCAGATTGACACGTGCGGCTAAACCTTTGATTCACGTTGAAAATCTGTACAAGAGCTTTGAGGATGGAGACGTTTTGAACGGCATCTCCATTGATATTTACGAAGGGGATTTGGTCTCTATTATCGGACCGTCAGGATGTGGGAAATCAACGTTCTTGCGGTGTCTCAATTGTCTCGAGTACATGGACTCCGGTACTATTACCATAGCTGGCGTTACGGTAAGCCGCACCGGCAATGAAAAGGAGCTGGGCAAACGCTTTCTCACATCCTGTCATCTCATGAGACAAGAGGTAGGAATGGTTTTCCAGAGCTTCAATCTTTTCCCTCATAAAACCGTTCTCGAAAATGTTATGCTAGCCCCTATAGTCGTAAAAAAGATTGGGGAAGCCGAAGCTCGTGAAACAGCCATGCAACTCCTTGCAAAAGTAGGGCTTTCCGAACACATCCATAAGTATCCCGCTACCTTATCTGGCGGGCAGACTCAGCGTGCAGCCATTGCTCGCGCCTTGGCCATGAATCCCAAGGTCATGCTTTACGACGAACCCACATCAGCCTTAGATCCGGAACTGGTTGGAGAAGTGTTGCAGGTTATGAAAGATCTTGATGAGGAAGGTATGACTCAGATCATCGTAACCCATCAGATGCGTTTTGCCCGAAATGCCTCAGACTACATTGTCTTTATGGATGGAGGAGAGATCGTCGAGGTGGCTGACGGCGATGTACTCTTCGAATTTCCTCAAAATAAAAGGACAAAAGAGTTCCTTCGACACCTTACAGAGGATGTAGCGTAAATGAAACGGTTCATATCTTTATTCTTTGCGCTTTCTGTTCTCTTCCTTGCTGTTGCTTCGTCCTCAGCTATGGCGAAAGAGAAGCCCATATTGCGATGGGGTGGGGACACAGAGGGGGGAGTTCCTTACATGTTTTACGACCCCTTCGATATGAATCAGCTTATCGGTTTTGAAGTAGAAATTATGGATGCCATTGCAGACTATCTGGGAATGGAAACAGAATTTGTCCAAAATGGATGGGATAATCTCATTCCAGGGCTCGAGAGGCACTTATATGATGTAGCTATCGATGGTCTGGAAATTACGCCGGAACACAAGAATGTAGTTAATTTCTCTATTCCTTACTACTCCACTTTCCTTCAGCTGGCGGTACGTAAGGGGACAAAAGGCATTACAACCCTTGACGACTGCAAAGGGAAAATAGTGGGAACCCTGAAGCAATCTTATGCGTACTTCCTCTTAGTAGAAGCCGGCATTCAAGACATTCGGACGTACGAAGACGAGATAAACGCATTCAACGACTTACAAAATGAACGCTTAGACGCAACTCTCTTCGATGATCCTGTTGCTGTTTACTATGCAGGATTCAACCCTGAAATCATGTTTGTAGGTCCTCCTATCGGGCGGATGGAATACGGAATTGCTATTCGGAAAGAGGATAAGGAGCTACTTTCAAAAATTAATGAAGCTATTGTCTACCTTCGAGATAGCGGGAAACTTCGGGAAATTTACGGTCGATGGAACCTTTGGAGCCCCATGATGGCCGACATGTTCCAAGATTTCTCGCCCAGCAGAGTGGAACCCGCTATGTTCAACCACTGGGCTGAACATCAGAAACCTCAAATCTCGCTGCAAGAAAGAATCGAGAGATAT
This window encodes:
- a CDS encoding amino acid ABC transporter ATP-binding protein: MTRAAKPLIHVENLYKSFEDGDVLNGISIDIYEGDLVSIIGPSGCGKSTFLRCLNCLEYMDSGTITIAGVTVSRTGNEKELGKRFLTSCHLMRQEVGMVFQSFNLFPHKTVLENVMLAPIVVKKIGEAEARETAMQLLAKVGLSEHIHKYPATLSGGQTQRAAIARALAMNPKVMLYDEPTSALDPELVGEVLQVMKDLDEEGMTQIIVTHQMRFARNASDYIVFMDGGEIVEVADGDVLFEFPQNKRTKEFLRHLTEDVA
- a CDS encoding threonine synthase, translating into MLRCSVCHETYEEILRLWRCPCGGALSLEIDETFFPGPEELKRRSLSIWRYKEALPLKIGTEPVSLGEGRTPLVPALWKDHKIFFKLDFLLPTGSYKDRGIAYQMTKLKEHGLQTIIEDSSGNAGASMAAYAARAGIRCRVFVPAYTSAGKCVQIESYGAELVKVPGSREETTLVTEQASQEFYYASHNWSPYFIHGVKTYAFELWEQLGYAVPDYVIVPAGQGSLVLGCYLAFRHLLAAGKISRLPKIVAVQARGCAPLYEGFVRGDMDPFPIEKRETIAEGISSAHPVRGRQVLGAVRATEGMCIAVEDGETWEAFDMLACKGFYVEPTSAVVGAALSKLIADDVISRDQTVVAFLSGSGLKATDKILHRKEVKGIEP
- a CDS encoding ABC transporter substrate-binding protein/permease, producing the protein MKRFISLFFALSVLFLAVASSSAMAKEKPILRWGGDTEGGVPYMFYDPFDMNQLIGFEVEIMDAIADYLGMETEFVQNGWDNLIPGLERHLYDVAIDGLEITPEHKNVVNFSIPYYSTFLQLAVRKGTKGITTLDDCKGKIVGTLKQSYAYFLLVEAGIQDIRTYEDEINAFNDLQNERLDATLFDDPVAVYYAGFNPEIMFVGPPIGRMEYGIAIRKEDKELLSKINEAIVYLRDSGKLREIYGRWNLWSPMMADMFQDFSPSRVEPAMFNHWAEHQKPQISLQERIERYISFLPILAKAAVITMKVSILAMVLAILLGLFLAMTKIFGPPFFSHLAIGYIEAIRGTPVLIQLFFIFYGLPNIGIKLSPFIAGVLGLGLNYAAYEAENYRAGLLAVPRQQMEGALALGMTRWQALRYVVLPQAVRVALPPVTNDFISLLKDSSLVSVITMVDLTKAYGQLATTYYDYFGTGIIVAAIYFLLGLPFVRLARWTEKKMAVAVRGKRNGGGSTIGEKPGAY
- a CDS encoding PLP-dependent aminotransferase family protein, which encodes MDKNVFARRMKNFQASDIAAILKVTADPDIISFAGGLPAPELFPIEEMKVVTAHVLEKYGAKALQYSTTEGYAPLRGKIANRMNEKYKTRLTTENIMITTGSQQSLDLLGKMLLDEGDVVLCESPTYLGALSAFNGYSPRYVEIATDDEGMVPDSLEEALKKEKRVKAIYVIPDFQNPTGKTWSIQRRKSFIEIISRYSVVVIEDNPYGELRFQGEMLPSLKSLDKTGNVVLLGTFSKIFCPGMRIAWLCAEGELYERFAYLKQAADLHSPTLSQYEIDSYMEMYNLDAHVAKLIELYKKRRDIMMEAIQASFPSDVSYTKPEGGLFSWITLPEGVNGRDLLITAIAKKVAFVPGGAFFPRGGHENTLRLNYSNMPPEKIRRGIHLLSEAMDQYL
- the thrC gene encoding threonine synthase: MSEKALICTVCESRYPFRTSFSRCPKCNEPLELEEIGTGSIKAEAYFNIFRRYGEFFPFREPYDELDLGEGMTPLVWTPALAKKYGIGAVAFKNETANPTWSFKDRGTATALRHAKILGFSRIGTVSTGNMAASVAAFGAKTGVETTILVSSDIPSEKLNPIAIYHPRLIRVHGDYSRLYSESLRLGEELGIYFMNSDVPFRVEGSKTIAFEICEQTSFRVPDFVIVPTSAGGNIRGIEKGFREFYKVGLIARIPTIVCVQAEGCSPIVKAFEKKSLVVERFSNPHTIAHAIENPFPPSGNQVLRVLNKNSGVALAVSDEEILAAQKELAETGLFVQPASASSLAALKRLVHDGALKSNHCVVCVLTGSGLKYTSVFQHYHLAVEECDISQLKPCLSHSIS